The DNA window GAGGGCGACAAGCCCCCAAACGGTCAGCACCGCCATCGAAAAGCCGAGCGTCATCCCTTCCACCGGCGGCGCCGTTCCTTTAATATAGTCGGTAAGACGCAAATTGACCATAAACAAATATTTCGCCGAATGCCATGACGACACCATATTGGATAAAATGGCGCCGGAAATGAGCGCCGCCAGCATAATGCCCATCACGGCGGCTGTGCTTCGCAAGAGCACGGAAAGCATAAACGTCAACGTGCCGACAACAACGCTGACAAACGCTGCTAAACCGAGCTCAATAAGCACGTACTTCCATTGCGGAATCATATGAACGTTCGTTGTATCGAGATCCTCCCCTTGAGGGACAAATCCGGTCAATAACGGCAGATGAAAGCCGCCGTACCCGAACACAAGACCGGAAATGACATACGACAACACCGCGGTTGTGAACATAATAAACGATACAGACAACAATAGAGCGATGTATTTGCTGAGCAACACTTTCCACCGTTTCACCGGCCGGACGAGAAGCAGCTTGATCGTTCCGGCGCTCGCCTCCGACGAGACGAGATCAGCCGCCACCACCATCACGAGCAGCGGCAAAAACAAATCGATGGCGTTTTCGATAAAAATGCGCATAAACGTCGGAGCACCGGGAGCAGACGGGTTAATATCATGCTCTAAGTAATATTGTTGCTGCTTTAGGCGGATTTGCAAATATTTGCGCCACTCCTCGGACATGCTCGGCGACTGGAGGCGGTTTTGCAAGTCGACGATTTGCTGCTGCAGCTGCGTCCGCCAGTCGGTCGTGCCAAGCCGCTTTTTCAGCTCCTCCGTCTCCCGATATTGGGCGTATGTAAATAAGGCGACGAGCACCGCTACAATGGCGGCGATCACCCATAGCCGCTTTTTTCGGACAATTTTCAGCATTTCATTGTACACGAGCTTACTCAATCGTTTCGCCCCCTGTCAGCTCGATAAACAAATCTTCGAGCGTCGGCAGCCGCGGTTCAATCTCAGCGACCGCCACCCCGGCGTGGACGAGCTTGGCGTTCCAGGCAGCGAGCTTGGCCGGCTCATACGGCGTAACGATCGTCTCCTCGTCCGCCCGCAGCACTTCCGTTTCCTCAGACAGCAGCGCCCGCGCCTTGTCAGCTGGGGCGGCTTTCCAAACAACGCGCGCCTGTTCTTTTAACAGCCGCTCAACTGTCTCGACGGCCAAAAGCCGCCCTTTTGCCATAATGGCAACGCGGTCGCACATGAGCTGAATTTCGCTTAACAGGTGCGATGACACGAGAACGCTCAGCCCTTCCGTTTCTGCCAAAAAGCGAATAAAGGAGCGCATCTCGCGGATGCCCGCTGGATCAAGACCGTTTGTCGGCTCATCTAAAATGAGCACCTTTGGCTTCCCAAGCAGCGCCTGGGCGATGCCAAGCCGCTGCCGCATGCCGAGCGAATATGTGCTCACCCGGTCATGAATGCGCTGCTCAAGCCCAACGAGCTTCGCCACTTCCATGATCCGCTCCACGCCGACTTCGGGCATCATGCGAGCGAAATGTTCAAGGTTTTCCCACCCTGTTAAATACGGGTACATTTCCGGATTTTCGACGATGCAGCCGATATGGCGGATCGCCTTGGTAAACCGGCGATGAAGGTCATACCCGCAAATCGCCACCGTTCCCGACGTCGGCCGAATGAGTCCGACCAGCATGCGGATCGTCGTCGTTTTCCCTGCACCATTCGGTCCTAAAAACCCGAACACTTCCCCTTCGTGCAATTCAAACGAAATGCCTTGAATAATTTCTTTGCCGCGAATCGTTTTTCGCAGCTCTTTGACCGCTAACGTCACCTGTTTCGTCATTGACGATCCTCCTCCGTCAGCGTAATGAGCGAGGCGACACGCTCTCCGATCCGCTTGTACCCTTCCTTATTCGGATGAAAATGGTCGCTATACAAGTAGTCATTGACATGCAAGGCAAATAAATCAAATGTCGGCACAGCGACGACGTTCGGATAACGGGCCGCCGCTTCCGCCGAGGCAAAGTTCCAGTCTCGGACGACGGCTGACGTTCGTTTGGCATCATCTAAATCGCTAAACGGATTGTACAAGCCGATCGCAAAAATAACCGCTTCGCTGTTCAAGCGGCGAAGCAAGGCAAAAATGCGGTCAAGGTTCGCAATATACTGCCGTTTCGCCGCATTCAGCTCTTTCATATTCAACTCAAGCGCTTCTCCGCCCCGAAACAGATCATTGCCGCCGATCGTCATCACCATCAAATCGGCCATGGCGATTTGCCGCTGAATCTCAGGCTGGCCAAGTTGGCGAAGCAGCCCGTCGGAGCGCAGTCCGCGAATCGCCAAGTTCGTGACGCGAATCGGTTCATCCGTCCGTTTTCGAAGCTCATCGACCATATAGCCGACATACCCTTTGCCGCTTTCATCGCCCGTCCCCCGCGTCAACGAGTCGCCTAAAGCGACAATGTCAATCTCCTCATCGCGCTCCTTTATTTCGTTGGCTGGCGGCTGCTTTTGCTCGACCGGCGGCTTCGCGGCCGTAAAAAACTGGTCTTGCACCGCCAGGGCGAGACCGCCGAGCCAAAGCACCGCAGACAGCGCCGCAACAGCTATCACAAGCGCCACAATGCTAGGTGTAGGTCGCATGCAATCACCTCACTTCATTCGTTTTGCCGCTGCCTTTCGCCATCGGTTTCGACATCATTGGTTTGATCCGACCGCCGACGTTTTATTCGCCAACGCTTTGGATTCCAGTACTTCTTCAGCTTCGCCGCCGCTTCCTTTCCAACCAACCATGCTCCGGCCCAAAACAAAATTTCGGCCATCACAACAGCGATCGTCACCGCCAGTACCTTGGCGGAAGCGGAAAGCGGCAAAAACGGAGCGATCGGCGGAACGATCCAAACAACGAATGAGGCGATGATCAGTCCGACACCAACGCGCTGCCTGGCGGACGGCTTTTGTTTCACTCTTTCGCCCCCTTTTGCTGACGAACGCTTTTCCAAAGAAAGACGCTCGCTTATTTCCACTCTAACATATCATCATCGTTTTCCAAAAAGATTCGCTTGACCTCCGATTTGCGGCGAAGTTAAGGGCTGACCCAAAAGGTCGTCTTTCTTCAAGATAGGCACAACATATAGCGTAAAAAAAGAAGGTGATGCGTATATAGATAAAAGAGGATGTCCCGATCCTTTGGGGACACCCTCTAGCCGAACCGGCTAAGTTCATTGCCTGATCACCGCTGTTTCTGCCAATAGTCGATCATCCCCATCGCACACACTTGCAAGTCGAGCTCAATCGCCGCATAGGCTGGCGAAGAGGACGAGACGCCGTGTTCGTTGAGAAACGCCATGATGTCATGACGCAACCGTTGCGCGGCCGCTTTCGCCTGTTCGGCCACCGGCGCCTCAGGATGGCGGGCGATCGCTTCGTTTCCGGCCGCAACAAACTTCGGCAGCCAAAAACGGAGCTGCCGGAACGCCTCCTTCGGTTGATCGAGCGCGCCAAAATGACCGAAATAGATGCGCGTCGGGTTCAGCTGCTCGAGCCGCTCGGCCGATCGTTCCATCGCTTCAGGGTCAAACTGGTTGGGCGAAGTCGACGGCAGGCAAAACGCAAGCCCCGCCTCTTGCAGCTGCGGATAAAAAACACCGATCGTATCGCCGGTAAACACACCGCCGCTGTATGAATCATAAATCGAAAAATGGTGGTTCGCATGCCCCGGCGTATCGTAAAACGTGAGCGTCCGCTCCGCACTCAGCACAAGCGTCTCCCCATCCTCTTTGACGATCAGTCTCTCTTCCGGAACCGGAACAATCGGATCAAAGAGGGCGTCAAATTGCGCCCCGTACACCGCCTTCGCTCCAGCGATCAAACGCGACGGATCAGCCAAATGCCGCTTCCCTTTCGGATGAACGACAACCGTGGCGTTCGGGCAATGCTCGAGCAGCATCCCAACTCCGCCGGCATGGTCCAAATGAATATGGGTGACAATGATATAGCGAATATCGGCCGGATCAATCTGAAGCGCTTTCAACCCAGCGAGCAAATGCGGCACCGACGGGCTTGGGCCCGTTTCAATAATCGCCACGTTTTCTTCATGAAGCACGTATGTACCGGTGCGCTGCGGCATGCGCAAGTCGTATAAATCGATGAGCGACATGCGGTGGCCTAAATCGATTGGTTGACTCATTTGTTCCTCTCCCCCTTGTTCTTGTTCCCACGCTTTCTTTCCCTCGCGGACACGAAACGCGGTTTATGTTCCATATTGTAACACGAAAAGGGCCGAGCAGCTACATCGGTGAATGGCCGGCAAACGGAAAGGCGCTTTGTTTGCGCCCTTCTTTTCGGCCAGCCGCCTCTCCTATTATGAAGCCAACTCCCCGCGTGCCGCCTTTTCTTTCCTTCCGTTCTTCACCGCCATCCATACCGCTGCCGCCCAACCGAGCATAATCAAACCGTATGCCGCTGGGTAAATCGCTGCCGGCGCCTCCCAAGCGTGAAGGAGCGTGCGGACGTTCGTCAAAATGATGAGCCCGCCAACGAGCACCCCAAGCAAATGGGACGGCAACTTGCGCACGAGCCAGGCAGCAATCGGTGCAGCAACGATCCCGCCGGCCATAAGCGTCAGCACCCAATACCAGTTGACTTGCTCCCAGCCAAGGGAAATCGCAAATCCTAATGTCGCCGACAGCGCGATGGCGAATTCGGACGTATCGACGGTGCCGATGACTTTGCGTGCTTCGGTGCCTTTATTCGCCAACAACACCGGCGTGGCGATCGGCCCCCAGCCTCCGCCGCCGGTCGCATCAAGGAACCCAGCCGCTAATCCAAGTGGGATGAGCTGCCTGTTTGACCATTGTTTTTGCGGTTTGGACAACGAACGGCCGTTTAAAAACAAAAACCGATAAATAATATAGAAGCCAAGCGTTAACAAAAACAACGAGATGTACGGTTTAATCAAATCCCCTGGCAACTTGCTTAAAAAGCACGCCCCAACAAACGCACCGACTGACCCGGGAATAATCAACTTGATCACCATGCCGCGGTCGACGTTGCCAAATTTCCAATGGGACACCCCAGACGCCGCAGTCGTCACGACTTCCGCGAGATGAACGGATGCTGAGGCGACAGCCGGGGCGATGCCGAACGTCAATAAGAGTGTCGTCGATGTGACTCCATACGCCATTCCGAGCGATCCATCAATGAGCTGGGCGATAAAGCCAACGAACACAAACACAATCCACTTTTTCACCTTTCTCCCTCCATTTGCAACGTTTGAATGGATAGCTGATGTATTTAATTTAATTCCCACTATTCATAGTTGTCAACTATGAATTTTTAAAAATAAAAAAATTCGCCCATTCCCTTGTCGTTCGTGTCTATGGCGTGCGAAAAATGCGCAAGTTTTGCCGCGGCGCGATCACTGACCGATGTTTTTTATGAAACAAGCTTCGTTCGCCGCCTGGACAGGAAAATTGCCGCTTGCAAACCGATGATTGTCATACAAAGAAGTTTGATAGAGAAAAGGCGCCCTGAACTGCAGAGCGCCCTTTGTTTGCCCTATTAAAACTTCCCTTGATATTGTTCGATTTCCCACGTATGAACCGCCGTGCGATAATTGTTCCATTCCTCTTTTTTCATCGCCACGTATTCATTGAATACATGCTCGCCAAGCGTCGCACGGCCGATTTCACCGCCTTCGAATGCCGCGATGGCAGCGCCTAAGTTTTCCGGCAAGTTGTCGATGCCAAGTTCGACGCGGCGTTCTTCTGGCATATGGAAAATGTCTTCATCGATCGCTGCTGGAGGCGTTAAGCCTTTTTCCACACCATCAAGGCCTGCTGCCGCGATAATGGCGTATGCCAAGTACGGATTGGCCGACGGATCCGGGCAGCGCAGCTCGACGCGCGTTGCCATGCCGCGCTTCGCCGGGATGCGGATGAGCGCCGAACGGTTGGAAGCCGACCATGCGATGTAGCAAGGCGCTTCATATCCTGGCACAAGCCGCTTATACGAATTGACGAGCGGGTTTGTCACCGCAGCAAAGTTTTTCACGTTTTTCAACAAGCCGGCGATAAACTGGTACGCTGTTTCCGACAGCTGGTTCGCGTCGTTTGGATCAAAAAACGCATTTTCCCCATCTTTAAACAAAGAAATGTTCACATGCATCCCCGAACCGTTGATGCCGAACACCGGCTTCGGCATAAATGTCGCGTGAA is part of the Geobacillus sp. 46C-IIa genome and encodes:
- a CDS encoding ABC transporter permease; protein product: MSKLVYNEMLKIVRKKRLWVIAAIVAVLVALFTYAQYRETEELKKRLGTTDWRTQLQQQIVDLQNRLQSPSMSEEWRKYLQIRLKQQQYYLEHDINPSAPGAPTFMRIFIENAIDLFLPLLVMVVAADLVSSEASAGTIKLLLVRPVKRWKVLLSKYIALLLSVSFIMFTTAVLSYVISGLVFGYGGFHLPLLTGFVPQGEDLDTTNVHMIPQWKYVLIELGLAAFVSVVVGTLTFMLSVLLRSTAAVMGIMLAALISGAILSNMVSSWHSAKYLFMVNLRLTDYIKGTAPPVEGMTLGFSMAVLTVWGLVALIVAFVGFTRRDVY
- a CDS encoding ABC transporter ATP-binding protein; translated protein: MTKQVTLAVKELRKTIRGKEIIQGISFELHEGEVFGFLGPNGAGKTTTIRMLVGLIRPTSGTVAICGYDLHRRFTKAIRHIGCIVENPEMYPYLTGWENLEHFARMMPEVGVERIMEVAKLVGLEQRIHDRVSTYSLGMRQRLGIAQALLGKPKVLILDEPTNGLDPAGIREMRSFIRFLAETEGLSVLVSSHLLSEIQLMCDRVAIMAKGRLLAVETVERLLKEQARVVWKAAPADKARALLSEETEVLRADEETIVTPYEPAKLAAWNAKLVHAGVAVAEIEPRLPTLEDLFIELTGGETIE
- a CDS encoding SGNH/GDSL hydrolase family protein, giving the protein MRPTPSIVALVIAVAALSAVLWLGGLALAVQDQFFTAAKPPVEQKQPPANEIKERDEEIDIVALGDSLTRGTGDESGKGYVGYMVDELRKRTDEPIRVTNLAIRGLRSDGLLRQLGQPEIQRQIAMADLMVMTIGGNDLFRGGEALELNMKELNAAKRQYIANLDRIFALLRRLNSEAVIFAIGLYNPFSDLDDAKRTSAVVRDWNFASAEAAARYPNVVAVPTFDLFALHVNDYLYSDHFHPNKEGYKRIGERVASLITLTEEDRQ
- a CDS encoding transporter suffix domain-containing protein encodes the protein MKQKPSARQRVGVGLIIASFVVWIVPPIAPFLPLSASAKVLAVTIAVVMAEILFWAGAWLVGKEAAAKLKKYWNPKRWRIKRRRSDQTNDVETDGERQRQNE
- a CDS encoding MBL fold metallo-hydrolase, whose protein sequence is MSQPIDLGHRMSLIDLYDLRMPQRTGTYVLHEENVAIIETGPSPSVPHLLAGLKALQIDPADIRYIIVTHIHLDHAGGVGMLLEHCPNATVVVHPKGKRHLADPSRLIAGAKAVYGAQFDALFDPIVPVPEERLIVKEDGETLVLSAERTLTFYDTPGHANHHFSIYDSYSGGVFTGDTIGVFYPQLQEAGLAFCLPSTSPNQFDPEAMERSAERLEQLNPTRIYFGHFGALDQPKEAFRQLRFWLPKFVAAGNEAIARHPEAPVAEQAKAAAQRLRHDIMAFLNEHGVSSSSPAYAAIELDLQVCAMGMIDYWQKQR
- a CDS encoding sulfite exporter TauE/SafE family protein — encoded protein: MKKWIVFVFVGFIAQLIDGSLGMAYGVTSTTLLLTFGIAPAVASASVHLAEVVTTAASGVSHWKFGNVDRGMVIKLIIPGSVGAFVGACFLSKLPGDLIKPYISLFLLTLGFYIIYRFLFLNGRSLSKPQKQWSNRQLIPLGLAAGFLDATGGGGWGPIATPVLLANKGTEARKVIGTVDTSEFAIALSATLGFAISLGWEQVNWYWVLTLMAGGIVAAPIAAWLVRKLPSHLLGVLVGGLIILTNVRTLLHAWEAPAAIYPAAYGLIMLGWAAAVWMAVKNGRKEKAARGELAS